From one Thiohalobacter sp. genomic stretch:
- the ubiG gene encoding bifunctional 2-polyprenyl-6-hydroxyphenol methylase/3-demethylubiquinol 3-O-methyltransferase UbiG, whose protein sequence is MTEAAHNVDPGEIRKFEALAARWWDPESEFKPLHDINPLRLDYIEQRAGLAGKRVIDVGCGGGLLAEGMAARGAQVTGIDMGEAPLSVARLHLLESGLEVDYRQATAEAMAREAPAAFDVVTCLEMLEHVPDPASVVRACATLVKPGGQVFFSTINRNPKSYLFAIVGAEYVLKLLPRGTHDYRKFIRPAELARWARDTGLEVADITGMSYNPFTRVYSLGRDTDVNYLMACSRD, encoded by the coding sequence ATGACCGAAGCCGCGCACAACGTTGATCCCGGCGAGATCCGCAAGTTCGAGGCCCTGGCCGCGCGCTGGTGGGATCCGGAAAGTGAATTCAAGCCGCTGCATGACATCAATCCGCTGCGGCTCGACTACATCGAGCAGCGCGCGGGACTGGCGGGCAAGCGGGTCATCGATGTCGGCTGCGGCGGTGGCCTGCTGGCCGAGGGCATGGCGGCGCGCGGCGCGCAGGTCACCGGCATCGACATGGGCGAGGCGCCGCTGTCGGTGGCGCGCCTGCATCTGCTGGAATCGGGCCTGGAAGTCGACTACCGCCAGGCCACCGCCGAGGCCATGGCCCGGGAGGCACCGGCGGCCTTCGACGTCGTCACCTGCCTGGAAATGCTGGAGCACGTGCCCGACCCGGCCTCGGTCGTCCGCGCCTGCGCGACCCTGGTGAAGCCGGGCGGACAGGTGTTCTTCTCCACCATCAACCGCAATCCCAAGTCCTACCTGTTCGCCATCGTCGGCGCCGAGTATGTGCTGAAACTGCTGCCGCGCGGCACCCATGACTACCGCAAGTTCATCCGTCCCGCGGAACTGGCGCGCTGGGCGCGCGATACCGGTCTGGAGGTCGCCGACATCACCGGCATGAGCTACAACCCCTTCACGCGCGTCTACAGCCTGGGACGGGACACCGACGTCAACTATCTGATGGCCTGCAGCCGGGATTGA
- a CDS encoding TRZ/ATZ family hydrolase codes for MDTVDTLIHAGWIIPVEPAGLVLEQHSIAVHDGRIRAILPGDQARRSYRGKTELDLPGHVLIPGLVNAHTHAAMTLMRGLADDLPLMEWLQGHIWPAEQRWVSPEFAQAGSELAVIEMLRGGITCFNDMYFFPEVTARVAAAAGMRCVVGLIVIDFPTAYAADADEYLHKGLALHDEYRNDPLIRTAFAPHAPYTVSDGPLERIRVLADELDIPIHMHVHETADEVQQSVEGCGQRPLARLQALGLVSPSLLAVHMTQLEDEELAAFADSGAHVVHCPESNLKLASGFCPLQKLLDAGVNVALGTDGAASNNDLDLFGEMRTAALLAKGVAGDARAADAATVLRMATLNGAQALGLGDETGSLEIGKSADICALAVDEPETRPLYHPVSQVVYAASRHQVTDVWVGGEHVVKDRALTRLDEEAVLHRAGLWEQRLKAWG; via the coding sequence ATGGATACCGTCGATACCCTGATTCATGCCGGCTGGATCATCCCGGTCGAGCCAGCCGGACTGGTGCTGGAACAGCACAGCATTGCCGTCCATGACGGCCGTATCCGGGCCATCCTGCCCGGTGATCAGGCCCGGCGCAGCTATCGCGGCAAAACCGAGCTGGACCTGCCCGGACATGTGCTGATCCCCGGACTGGTGAATGCCCACACCCATGCCGCCATGACCCTGATGCGCGGCCTGGCCGACGACCTGCCGCTGATGGAATGGCTGCAAGGCCACATCTGGCCGGCCGAACAGCGCTGGGTGAGTCCGGAATTCGCGCAGGCCGGCTCCGAGCTGGCCGTGATCGAGATGCTGCGCGGCGGCATCACCTGCTTCAATGACATGTACTTCTTCCCGGAGGTCACCGCGCGCGTGGCCGCCGCGGCCGGCATGCGCTGCGTGGTCGGGTTGATCGTCATCGATTTTCCCACCGCCTATGCCGCGGACGCCGACGAATACCTGCACAAGGGACTGGCCCTGCACGACGAGTACCGCAACGATCCGCTGATCCGCACCGCCTTTGCCCCGCACGCACCCTACACCGTCTCCGACGGCCCGCTGGAGCGCATCCGGGTACTGGCCGACGAGCTGGACATCCCCATCCACATGCATGTGCACGAAACCGCCGACGAAGTGCAGCAGTCGGTAGAGGGCTGCGGCCAGCGCCCGCTGGCACGGCTGCAGGCGCTGGGGCTGGTCTCCCCCTCCCTGCTCGCCGTGCACATGACCCAGCTCGAGGACGAGGAGCTGGCGGCCTTTGCCGACTCCGGCGCCCACGTGGTGCATTGCCCCGAATCGAACCTCAAGCTGGCCTCCGGTTTCTGCCCCCTGCAGAAGCTGCTGGATGCCGGCGTCAACGTGGCCCTCGGCACCGATGGCGCGGCCAGCAACAACGACCTCGACCTGTTCGGCGAAATGCGCACCGCCGCGCTGCTCGCCAAGGGTGTTGCCGGCGATGCCCGGGCCGCCGATGCCGCCACCGTGTTGCGCATGGCCACCCTCAACGGCGCCCAGGCCCTTGGCCTGGGCGATGAAACCGGCTCTCTGGAGATCGGCAAGTCGGCCGATATCTGCGCGCTCGCCGTCGACGAGCCGGAAACCCGCCCGCTCTATCACCCCGTCTCGCAAGTGGTCTATGCCGCCTCCCGCCACCAGGTCACCGATGTCTGGGTCGGCGGCGAGCATGTGGTCAAGGACCGCGCCCTGACCCGGCTGGACGAGGAGGCCGTGCTGCATCGTGCCGGTCTGTGGGAACAGCGACTCAAGGCCTGGGGGTGA
- a CDS encoding mechanosensitive ion channel family protein, whose translation MEPLTELAQPGFLDLYVIPWALRILIAAAIFFIGKWLAARLTRLVRNMMDRGGMDTMLSEFLGNILYALLLAVVAIAALDHLGVQTTSLLAVLGAAGLAVGLALKDSLANFSSGVMLIVFRPFNVGDFIEAAGVSGVVEKVSIFNTVLRTGDNREIIVPNGQIYGGTIVNVSARDTRRIDLVIGIGYDDDIRKAKGLLEEILGADERILKDPAPAVSVGELADSSVNLNVRPWVASGDYWDVRSDLLETIKTRFDAEGISIPFPQREVHLHQAG comes from the coding sequence ATGGAACCCCTCACCGAACTCGCCCAGCCGGGCTTTCTCGACCTCTACGTGATCCCCTGGGCACTGCGCATCCTGATCGCGGCGGCCATTTTCTTCATCGGCAAGTGGCTGGCGGCACGCCTCACCCGGCTGGTTCGCAACATGATGGACCGCGGCGGCATGGACACCATGTTGTCCGAGTTTCTCGGCAACATCCTGTATGCACTGCTGCTGGCCGTGGTGGCCATCGCGGCACTCGATCACCTCGGCGTCCAGACCACTTCGCTGCTTGCCGTTCTCGGCGCCGCCGGCCTGGCCGTCGGCCTCGCGCTCAAGGACTCGCTGGCCAATTTCTCGTCCGGCGTGATGCTCATCGTCTTTCGCCCCTTCAATGTCGGTGACTTCATCGAGGCCGCCGGCGTGTCCGGCGTGGTGGAGAAGGTCAGCATCTTCAATACGGTCCTGCGCACGGGCGACAACCGCGAGATCATCGTGCCCAACGGACAGATCTATGGCGGCACCATCGTCAACGTATCCGCGCGCGATACCCGGCGCATCGACCTGGTCATCGGCATCGGCTACGACGACGACATCCGCAAGGCCAAGGGCCTGCTGGAGGAAATCCTCGGCGCCGACGAGCGCATCCTCAAGGACCCCGCCCCCGCCGTCTCGGTCGGCGAACTGGCCGACAGCAGCGTCAACCTGAACGTCCGTCCCTGGGTGGCCAGCGGCGACTACTGGGACGTTCGCTCCGATCTGCTGGAAACCATCAAGACCCGCTTCGATGCCGAGGGCATTTCCATCCCCTTCCCGCAGCGGGAGGTGCATCTCCACCAGGCCGGCTGA
- a CDS encoding OmpA family protein, which yields MHDNNRQFSLAALVAALLAAPVLATAASEYSCGYAYDSTGNVVRDSAGNCVRSGSWSPAKAIAECDPDLVKKPEPVAKPAPAPAPKPAARPAPKFKTVTLGAGALFDVDSDVIKPEGRAELDALVAHVKKLANIERIEIAGHTDSTGSAEYNKTLSMRRANAVKNYLIEQGIDPRIMTTIGYGEEKPIASNATREGRAKNRRVEITLRGAEMVPEAQ from the coding sequence ATGCATGACAATAATCGACAGTTCAGTCTGGCAGCCCTGGTCGCCGCCCTTCTCGCGGCACCGGTGCTCGCCACCGCCGCATCCGAGTACAGCTGCGGCTACGCGTATGATTCCACGGGCAACGTCGTCCGCGACAGCGCGGGCAACTGTGTCCGCAGCGGTTCCTGGAGCCCGGCCAAGGCCATCGCCGAGTGCGATCCAGATCTGGTCAAGAAGCCCGAGCCGGTGGCCAAGCCCGCCCCGGCACCGGCACCCAAGCCCGCCGCCAGGCCCGCGCCCAAGTTCAAGACGGTAACCCTCGGCGCCGGCGCCCTGTTCGACGTCGACAGCGACGTGATCAAGCCGGAAGGTCGCGCCGAACTCGATGCTCTGGTGGCGCATGTGAAGAAGCTCGCCAACATCGAGCGCATCGAGATCGCGGGGCACACCGACAGTACCGGCAGCGCCGAATACAACAAGACCCTGTCCATGCGCCGGGCCAACGCCGTGAAGAACTATCTTATCGAGCAGGGCATCGATCCACGCATCATGACCACCATCGGCTACGGCGAGGAAAAGCCCATCGCCAGCAACGCCACCCGCGAGGGCCGCGCGAAGAACCGCCGCGTGGAAATTACCCTGCGTGGTGCCGAGATGGTGCCCGAGGCCCAGTAA
- the mtnA gene encoding S-methyl-5-thioribose-1-phosphate isomerase, with the protein MNRDLHDSVRAVAWHEDRLQLLDQRRLPDEEIVLEYADADAVAGAIRDMVVRGAPAIGITAAYGAVLAARACRASRPHDWRDCWAQALDTLAEARPTAVNLFWALARMREAAGGVPDDQVEERLLATARAIHEDDIAANRRMGELGASLLNDQRAVLTHCNTGSLATGGYGTALGVIRAGWASGRIAHVYADETRPWLQGARLTAWELVRDRIPVTLIAEGAAAHLMRGGHIQWVIVGSDRIAANGDVANKIGTYGLAVMARHHGVRFMVVAPTSTIDMDTPTGADIPIETRDPDEVLGCGGRRIAAEGAAAWNPAFDVTPAELVDAIVTERGIVESPTPEAMAALMGR; encoded by the coding sequence ATGAACAGGGATCTTCACGACAGCGTCCGGGCGGTTGCCTGGCACGAGGACCGCTTGCAACTGCTGGACCAGCGCCGGTTGCCGGATGAGGAAATCGTGCTCGAGTACGCGGATGCCGACGCGGTGGCCGGGGCCATCCGCGACATGGTGGTGCGCGGCGCGCCGGCCATCGGCATCACCGCCGCCTATGGCGCCGTGCTGGCGGCACGGGCCTGTCGCGCCAGCCGGCCCCACGACTGGCGCGACTGCTGGGCGCAGGCGCTCGATACCCTGGCCGAGGCCCGGCCGACCGCGGTCAACCTGTTCTGGGCGCTGGCGCGGATGCGCGAGGCGGCCGGGGGCGTGCCCGACGATCAGGTCGAGGAACGGCTGCTGGCGACTGCGCGCGCCATCCACGAGGACGACATCGCCGCCAACCGGCGCATGGGCGAACTCGGCGCCTCGCTGCTCAACGACCAGCGTGCCGTGCTCACCCACTGCAATACCGGCTCGCTGGCCACCGGCGGCTATGGCACGGCGCTGGGCGTGATCCGCGCCGGCTGGGCCAGCGGCCGCATTGCCCATGTCTATGCCGACGAGACCCGGCCCTGGCTGCAAGGGGCCCGGCTCACCGCCTGGGAGCTGGTGCGCGACCGTATCCCCGTCACCCTCATCGCCGAGGGCGCCGCCGCCCACCTCATGCGCGGCGGCCACATCCAGTGGGTGATCGTCGGCTCCGACCGCATTGCCGCCAACGGCGATGTCGCCAACAAGATAGGCACCTACGGTCTGGCGGTGATGGCGCGTCACCACGGCGTGCGCTTCATGGTCGTCGCCCCCACCAGCACCATCGACATGGACACCCCGACCGGTGCCGACATCCCTATCGAGACCCGTGATCCGGATGAGGTGCTGGGCTGCGGCGGCCGGCGCATCGCGGCCGAGGGCGCGGCTGCCTGGAACCCCGCCTTCGACGTCACCCCGGCGGAGCTGGTGGACGCCATCGTCACCGAGCGCGGCATCGTCGAGTCGCCGACCCCGGAGGCCATGGCCGCCCTCATGGGGCGATGA
- the gyrA gene encoding DNA gyrase subunit A, with translation MAEFAKEVLPVNLEDEMRQSYLDYAMSVIVGRALPDVRDGLKPVHRRVLYAMSELGNDWNKPYKKSARVVGDVIGKYHPHGDTAVYDTIVRMAQPFSLRYMLIDGQGNFGSVDGDAPAAMRYTEVRMSRIAHELLADLDKETVDFVPNYDESEREPAVFPTRIPNLLVNGSAGIAVGMATNIPPHNLGEVVDACIALIDDPAIDIRGLMAHVPGPDFPTGAIIRGVRGIQEAYLTGRGRVRVRARTEIESDDKGRQTIVVTELPYQVNKARLLEKIAELVKDRKIEGIANLRDESDKEGMRMVIELKRGEVAEVVLNNLYAHTQLQTVFGINMVALVDGQPRLLNLKEMLEAFIRHRREVVTRRTVFELRKARERAHILEGLAVALANIDEVIALIKASPGRTEARAELMARTWDPGLVTAMLERTGSTASRPDNLEPGLGLTGDGYRLSEAQAQAILDLRLHQLTSLEQDKITDEYQQLLDRIGDLLEILSNPDRLMQVIRDELTEVREQFSDARRTEISEDEADLSLEDLITEEDVVVTLSHAGYAKAQPLSEYSAQRRGGRGKSATAVKEEDFVDKLFIASTHDTILCFSSRGKAYWLKVYQLPQAGRAARGKPIVNLLPLEEDERINAVLPVREYADDQYIFMATASGTVKKTPLSAFSRPRSSGIIALELREGDRLVDVALTDGERDVMLFSDAGKAIRFHESDVRPMGRTAAGVRGIRLQPEQRLIALIIADEGDVLTATENGYGKRTPVDEYPIHKRGGQGVISIQASERNGRVVGATLVREGDEVMLITNAGTLVRTRVAEISRMGRNTQGVRLIRLGEGEKLVGIDAIVEGEEEEE, from the coding sequence ATGGCTGAGTTCGCCAAAGAAGTTCTCCCGGTCAATCTCGAAGACGAAATGCGGCAGTCCTATCTGGACTATGCCATGAGCGTCATCGTCGGCCGGGCGCTGCCCGACGTGCGCGACGGGCTCAAGCCGGTGCACCGGCGCGTGCTCTATGCCATGAGCGAGCTGGGCAACGACTGGAACAAGCCCTACAAGAAGTCGGCCCGCGTGGTCGGCGACGTCATCGGCAAGTACCACCCCCACGGCGACACCGCCGTCTACGACACCATCGTGCGCATGGCGCAGCCCTTCTCGCTGCGCTACATGCTGATCGACGGTCAGGGCAACTTCGGCTCGGTGGACGGCGATGCTCCGGCCGCCATGCGCTACACCGAAGTGCGCATGAGCCGCATCGCCCACGAGCTGCTCGCCGACCTGGACAAGGAAACGGTCGACTTCGTCCCCAACTACGACGAGTCCGAACGCGAGCCCGCGGTTTTCCCCACCCGCATACCCAACCTGCTGGTCAACGGCTCCGCCGGCATTGCCGTGGGCATGGCGACCAACATCCCGCCGCACAACCTCGGCGAGGTGGTCGACGCCTGCATCGCCCTGATCGACGACCCGGCCATCGACATCCGCGGCCTGATGGCCCATGTGCCGGGGCCGGATTTCCCCACCGGCGCCATCATCCGTGGCGTGCGCGGCATCCAGGAGGCCTACCTCACCGGGCGTGGCCGGGTCCGGGTGCGGGCGCGGACCGAGATCGAGAGCGACGACAAGGGCCGCCAGACCATCGTGGTCACCGAGCTGCCCTACCAGGTCAACAAGGCCCGGCTGCTGGAAAAGATCGCCGAGTTGGTCAAGGACCGCAAGATCGAGGGCATCGCCAACCTGCGCGACGAATCCGACAAGGAGGGCATGCGCATGGTGATCGAGCTCAAGCGCGGCGAGGTCGCCGAAGTGGTACTCAACAACCTCTACGCGCACACCCAGCTGCAGACGGTATTCGGCATCAACATGGTGGCGCTGGTCGACGGTCAGCCGCGGCTGCTCAATCTCAAGGAGATGCTGGAGGCCTTCATCCGCCACCGGCGCGAGGTGGTTACCCGCCGCACCGTGTTCGAGCTGCGCAAGGCCCGTGAGCGCGCGCACATACTCGAAGGCCTTGCCGTCGCCCTGGCCAACATCGACGAAGTGATTGCGCTGATCAAGGCCTCACCGGGCCGCACCGAGGCGCGGGCCGAGCTCATGGCGAGGACATGGGATCCGGGCCTGGTCACGGCCATGCTGGAGCGCACGGGCAGCACCGCTTCCCGGCCGGACAATCTGGAGCCGGGGCTGGGGCTGACCGGGGACGGCTACCGGCTGTCCGAGGCCCAGGCCCAGGCCATCCTGGATCTGCGCCTGCACCAGCTCACCAGCCTGGAACAGGACAAGATCACCGACGAGTACCAGCAACTGCTGGATCGCATCGGCGACCTGCTGGAGATTCTTTCCAACCCCGACCGTCTGATGCAGGTCATCCGCGACGAACTCACCGAGGTGCGCGAACAGTTTTCGGATGCCCGCCGCACGGAGATCAGCGAAGACGAGGCCGACCTGTCGCTGGAGGACCTGATCACCGAGGAAGACGTGGTGGTCACCCTGTCCCATGCCGGCTACGCCAAGGCCCAGCCGCTGTCCGAGTACAGTGCCCAGCGCCGCGGCGGACGCGGCAAGAGCGCAACGGCGGTCAAGGAAGAGGACTTTGTCGACAAGCTGTTCATCGCCAGCACCCACGACACCATCCTGTGTTTTTCCAGCCGCGGCAAGGCCTACTGGCTCAAGGTCTACCAGTTGCCCCAGGCCGGGCGAGCCGCGCGCGGCAAGCCCATCGTCAACCTGCTGCCGCTGGAAGAGGACGAGCGCATCAACGCCGTGCTGCCGGTACGCGAGTATGCCGACGACCAGTACATCTTCATGGCCACCGCCAGCGGCACGGTGAAGAAGACACCGCTGTCCGCCTTCTCCCGCCCACGCAGCAGCGGCATCATTGCCCTGGAACTGCGCGAGGGCGACCGGCTGGTCGATGTCGCGCTGACGGACGGCGAGCGCGACGTGATGCTGTTCAGCGACGCCGGCAAGGCCATCCGCTTCCACGAGTCCGACGTGCGTCCCATGGGCCGCACCGCGGCCGGTGTGCGCGGCATCCGTCTGCAGCCCGAACAGCGCCTGATCGCCCTCATCATCGCCGACGAGGGCGACGTGCTGACCGCGACCGAAAACGGTTACGGCAAGCGCACGCCCGTCGACGAATACCCCATCCACAAGCGCGGCGGGCAGGGCGTCATTTCCATCCAGGCCAGCGAGCGCAACGGCCGGGTGGTCGGCGCCACCCTGGTGCGCGAGGGCGATGAGGTCATGCTCATCACCAATGCCGGCACCCTGGTCCGCACCCGGGTCGCCGAAATCTCGCGCATGGGCCGCAACACCCAGGGCGTTCGTCTGATCCGCCTCGGCGAGGGCGAGAAGCTCGTGGGCATCGATGCAATCGTCGAAGGCGAGGAAGAAGAGGAATAG
- the serC gene encoding 3-phosphoserine/phosphohydroxythreonine transaminase has protein sequence MTRVYNFSAGPAMLPEAVLEQARDEMLDWQGTGMSVMEMSHRGKAFMSIAEQAEADLRELMGIPDSYRVLFLQGGASTQFAMVPLNLTAGGATVDYINTGAWSKKAIAEAKRFCNVNIAGSSEAQNFTTVPAQDSLQLSTDAAYVHYTPNETIGGVEFPYVPDTGEVPLVADMSSTILSRPVEVERFGVIYAGAQKNIGPAGLTLVIVRDDLIGKARGGTPTMLDYKVHADNGSMYNTPPTYAWYLAGLVFQWLKRNGGLAAMAEVNRRKAEKLYAAIDGSDFYSNPVDPACRSWMNVPFVLANPGLDASFLQEAEARGLTTLKGHRSVGGMRASIYNAMPEAGVDALIEFMADFERRHG, from the coding sequence ATGACACGCGTTTACAATTTCAGTGCCGGGCCGGCGATGCTGCCGGAGGCCGTGCTCGAACAGGCCCGGGACGAGATGCTGGACTGGCAGGGCACGGGCATGTCGGTGATGGAGATGAGCCATCGCGGCAAGGCCTTCATGTCCATCGCCGAGCAGGCCGAGGCCGACCTTCGCGAGCTGATGGGCATTCCCGACAGCTATCGGGTGCTGTTCCTGCAGGGGGGCGCCAGCACCCAGTTCGCCATGGTGCCGCTGAACCTGACCGCGGGCGGTGCCACGGTCGATTACATCAATACCGGCGCCTGGTCCAAGAAGGCCATCGCCGAGGCGAAGCGCTTCTGCAACGTCAACATCGCCGGCAGCAGCGAGGCGCAGAACTTCACCACCGTCCCGGCGCAGGACAGCCTCCAGCTCAGCACGGACGCGGCCTATGTCCACTACACGCCGAACGAGACCATCGGCGGTGTCGAGTTCCCCTATGTCCCCGACACCGGCGAGGTGCCGCTGGTGGCGGACATGTCCTCGACCATCCTTTCCCGGCCCGTCGAGGTGGAACGCTTCGGTGTCATCTATGCCGGCGCCCAGAAGAACATCGGTCCCGCGGGTCTGACGCTGGTCATCGTGCGCGATGATCTCATCGGCAAGGCGCGCGGCGGCACGCCCACCATGCTCGACTACAAGGTGCATGCCGACAACGGCTCCATGTACAACACGCCACCGACCTATGCCTGGTACCTCGCCGGGCTGGTGTTCCAGTGGCTGAAGCGCAACGGCGGCCTGGCGGCGATGGCCGAGGTGAACCGGCGCAAGGCTGAAAAGCTCTACGCCGCCATCGACGGTTCCGATTTCTACAGCAATCCGGTCGATCCGGCCTGCCGTTCCTGGATGAACGTGCCCTTCGTGCTTGCCAACCCCGGGCTCGACGCCAGTTTCCTCCAGGAGGCCGAGGCGCGCGGTCTGACCACCCTCAAGGGCCATCGCTCCGTCGGCGGCATGCGCGCCAGCATCTACAACGCCATGCCCGAGGCCGGCGTCGACGCCCTGATCGAGTTCATGGCCGACTTCGAAAGACGCCACGGCTGA
- a CDS encoding phosphoglycerate dehydrogenase — protein sequence MYKILTLNNISVAGLERLPRDRYEIASEIQHPDAILVRSHKMHDMEIPASLKAVGRAGAGVNNIPVEEMSRRGICVFNAPGANANAVKELVLAGMLIAARNLCPAWDYARNLEGDDAEIHRQTEAGKKQFVGFELPGRTLGVIGLGAIGVKVCNAAVALGMNVVGYDPDITVQRAWQLSSAVQQASSVDDLLSRSDFVSFHVPLVEGTRNMINAQRLRNMREGVVLLNFARDGIIDDAAVVEAIDAGKVGGYVCDFPNKLLKNHPKVVTFPHLGASTREAEENCAIMVAEQVRDYLENGNVRNSVNFPETEMPRTTEYRLAVVNANVPNMLGQISTELGDAGHNIVDMLNKSRGDLAYTLVDVEKPIAEATLDRLRGIEGVLSVRAL from the coding sequence ATGTACAAGATCCTGACGCTGAACAACATCTCCGTCGCGGGCCTGGAGCGGCTGCCGCGAGACCGTTACGAGATCGCCTCCGAGATCCAGCACCCGGATGCCATCCTGGTGCGGTCGCACAAGATGCACGACATGGAGATCCCCGCGTCGCTGAAGGCGGTGGGGCGTGCCGGTGCCGGCGTGAACAACATCCCCGTGGAAGAGATGAGCCGGCGCGGCATCTGCGTGTTCAATGCCCCGGGAGCAAATGCCAATGCGGTGAAGGAGCTGGTTCTGGCCGGCATGCTGATCGCCGCGCGTAACCTGTGTCCGGCCTGGGACTACGCCCGCAATCTCGAGGGTGACGACGCCGAAATCCATCGCCAGACGGAGGCGGGCAAGAAGCAGTTCGTCGGCTTCGAACTGCCGGGGCGCACCCTTGGCGTGATCGGCCTCGGCGCCATCGGTGTCAAGGTGTGCAACGCCGCCGTGGCGCTGGGCATGAATGTGGTGGGTTACGATCCGGACATCACTGTGCAACGTGCCTGGCAACTGTCTTCGGCGGTACAGCAGGCATCGAGCGTGGATGATCTGCTGTCGCGTTCCGACTTCGTGAGCTTCCATGTGCCACTGGTGGAAGGCACCCGCAACATGATCAACGCCCAGCGTCTGCGCAACATGCGCGAGGGCGTGGTGCTGCTCAATTTCGCCCGCGACGGCATCATCGACGATGCCGCGGTGGTCGAGGCCATCGATGCCGGCAAGGTGGGTGGCTACGTCTGTGACTTCCCGAACAAGCTGCTCAAGAATCACCCGAAGGTGGTGACCTTTCCGCATCTGGGTGCCTCGACCCGGGAAGCCGAGGAAAACTGTGCCATCATGGTTGCCGAGCAGGTTCGCGACTACCTGGAAAATGGCAACGTCCGCAATTCCGTGAATTTCCCGGAGACGGAAATGCCGCGAACCACCGAATACAGGCTGGCCGTGGTCAATGCCAATGTCCCCAACATGCTGGGCCAGATCTCCACCGAGCTGGGTGATGCCGGCCACAACATCGTGGACATGCTCAACAAGTCACGTGGGGACCTGGCCTATACGCTTGTCGATGTCGAGAAGCCGATCGCGGAGGCCACCCTGGATCGCCTGCGCGGTATCGAGGGTGTGCTTTCCGTTCGCGCACTGTGA